The DNA region TAACCACTTTTTTACTCCCTCCTGTTTGCTTATCTTTACCCACATTTTTTACTGGACAATGTTACATTCATTCACAATTCACCATTCATCATTCACCATTCACAATTTCTTCCCTAAATTTCCTTAATAATGGTGAATTGTGAATTGTCAATTGTGAATTGTGAATTATCACTCTTCACTAACTACTGTTTATTTCCTACAGGTTTTTTTGAGCTAATTGGACTAATTTAGCAAAGGCATTTTTATCATTGACTGCTAAATCTGATAGCATTTTACGGTCTAATTGTGCATTTGCCTTTTTTAACCCATTAATAAATTTACTGTAAGAAAGTCCATATTCTCTTACGGCGGCGTTTATCCGAATAATCCATAATTGCCGGAATTCCCTTTTTCGGGCTTTACGGTCTCGATAAGCATAGACTCCGGCACGAATAACGGCTTCTTTAGCTAATTTATACCAGCGATGTCGTGCACCCCAGTAACCTTTGGTTAATTTCCTTATTTTGTTTTTTCTTCTTCTTGTAGCAACATTCGTTGCGGCTCTTGGCATTTGAATTCATACCTCCTTTATTTTGGTAAATGGTAACTGGTGAATGGTAATTAGTTACCAATTACCCCATTATTTACTTTTAATTTCGTGAAGTCCTATGTAACTATTTACCCAACTGAAAATGAAACAGTAAGTTCACGGAGCAAGGGAATTTATTTTTCTACATTGCTCTTTGAACCTGAAAACCATTATCTTAAATAGTTACCCTTTATTTATACGGAATAAGTTTGCGGATATTCTGTCTATCTCTACAGCTAACAAATCCTGCGCTACGCAAATTGCGTTTTCTATCCCTGGTTTTACAGGTAAATAGATGTCCGGCATTAGCCTTTTCACGCTTTATTTTGCCAGTAGCCGTAACTTTAAAAAATCTTTTTGCGGCTCCTCTGTTAGTTTTTATCTTAGGCATTAGTAATCCTCCTTTTCCCCTGAAAATAGCCGTAAGAATAGAACACGGATGACACGGATTAGACGG from bacterium includes:
- the rplT gene encoding 50S ribosomal protein L20, encoding MPRAATNVATRRRKNKIRKLTKGYWGARHRWYKLAKEAVIRAGVYAYRDRKARKREFRQLWIIRINAAVREYGLSYSKFINGLKKANAQLDRKMLSDLAVNDKNAFAKLVQLAQKNL
- the rpmI gene encoding 50S ribosomal protein L35, producing the protein MPKIKTNRGAAKRFFKVTATGKIKREKANAGHLFTCKTRDRKRNLRSAGFVSCRDRQNIRKLIPYK